One region of Nitrosopumilaceae archaeon genomic DNA includes:
- a CDS encoding WxcM-like domain-containing protein: protein MGKGTISSVNLEKHTTKDTNDQHVNGTLTVVWRDWDNIIKNHPKMVYVSSVNPGEIKGPHLHTKRNSYFVCIHGKVVFIVRDKNGKYNEIESSDDNPVLIHVPKNCSSAHLNISSEISRVLALADIAWKPNDNEMKNVTFDDYDWSKWKK from the coding sequence ATGGGAAAAGGTACCATAAGTTCTGTAAATCTAGAAAAACATACTACTAAAGATACTAATGATCAACATGTTAATGGAACATTGACTGTAGTCTGGAGAGATTGGGATAACATAATAAAAAATCATCCCAAAATGGTATATGTAAGTTCGGTTAATCCAGGAGAGATAAAAGGGCCGCATCTTCATACTAAACGTAACAGCTATTTTGTTTGTATTCACGGTAAAGTTGTTTTCATTGTTAGAGATAAAAATGGTAAATATAACGAAATAGAATCAAGTGATGATAATCCAGTTTTAATACACGTTCCAAAAAATTGCTCTTCAGCTCATCTGAATATATCAAGTGAAATTTCAAGAGTATTAGCATTAGCAGATATTGCATGGAAACCAAATGATAATGAAATGAAAAACGTGACTTTTGATGATTATGATTGGTCAAAATGGAAGAAATAG
- a CDS encoding glucose-1-phosphate thymidylyltransferase yields the protein MNSLKGIILHGGHGTRLRPLTHTGPKQLLPIANKPMSQYCIESLRDAGITDIAIIIGGLGSNKVQEYYGSGEGFGVKLTYIEQDSPRGIAHAIRLCKEFVNDQKFIVFLGDNILKRSISDYAINFQQSDAKASILLCEVSNPTQFGIADVKDGVIKKIMEKPKNPPTNLAVTGIYFLTPTIFEIIDRLKPSWRNELEITDALQMLLEEGNKITYYMVTDYWKDTGTPQDIIHANNVILEDMKPYFLGKKETDVFITGNVMVGENTLLETGSKIIGPVIIGKNCTIHAGTQIGPNTSIGDESHIAKCNIENSIIMSGCKIDCDIKIRDSIIAFNSEIISKDDNNKNKIFLLGEGTKISL from the coding sequence ATGAATTCATTGAAAGGCATAATTTTGCATGGAGGACATGGTACAAGATTAAGGCCCTTAACTCATACAGGTCCTAAACAACTTCTTCCAATAGCAAACAAACCAATGTCACAATATTGTATAGAATCACTTAGAGATGCAGGAATAACTGATATTGCTATCATCATAGGCGGTTTGGGTTCAAACAAAGTACAAGAATATTATGGCTCAGGAGAAGGATTTGGTGTAAAATTAACTTATATTGAACAAGATTCTCCACGTGGAATTGCTCATGCAATACGTTTGTGCAAAGAATTTGTCAATGACCAAAAATTCATAGTTTTTCTTGGAGACAATATCCTTAAGCGAAGTATTTCTGATTATGCAATAAATTTTCAACAATCTGATGCTAAAGCATCGATCTTACTTTGTGAGGTAAGTAACCCCACACAATTTGGTATAGCAGATGTTAAAGATGGAGTTATTAAAAAAATAATGGAAAAACCAAAGAATCCTCCTACAAATCTTGCAGTAACTGGAATCTATTTTCTGACACCTACAATATTTGAAATAATAGACAGACTCAAACCTTCTTGGAGAAATGAGCTTGAAATTACTGATGCTTTACAGATGCTTTTGGAAGAAGGTAATAAAATCACCTATTATATGGTAACAGACTATTGGAAAGACACTGGAACTCCCCAAGATATCATACATGCAAACAATGTCATTTTAGAAGACATGAAGCCGTATTTTCTTGGAAAAAAAGAGACGGATGTTTTTATTACTGGAAATGTAATGGTTGGTGAAAATACTTTACTTGAGACTGGTTCAAAAATTATAGGACCTGTAATCATAGGAAAAAATTGTACGATACATGCTGGAACGCAGATAGGCCCCAATACCAGCATCGGAGATGAATCTCACATAGCTAAATGCAATATTGAGAATTCTATAATAATGTCAGGTTGTAAGATTGATTGCGATATTAAAATACGAGACAGTATAATTGCATTTAATTCTGAAATTATATCAAAAGATGACAATAACAAAAACAAAATTTTCTTACTAGGTGAAGGTACTAAAATTTCACTTTAA
- a CDS encoding MBOAT family O-acyltransferase, whose translation MALPIGISFYTFHSITYTVGIYRGIITPVRLREYALFVAFFPQLVAGPIMRAHQFLPQLREKLENSGATYKLKQILLHNSNLKFGITLMAFGFFKKMFFADNIAPLVKDVFNYPVGSESFTIILGTIAFGIQIYCDFSGYTDIALGAATILGFKLPLNFNKPYFATSPSDFWRRWHISLSSWLRDYLYIPLGGNRRSYLRTYLNLFIVMFLGGLWHGASWNFVIWGMLHGSYLALHKMIVDKIPILKNHVFFKSKIGIMLSVFITQYFVFLAWIAFRVNNFDYMIYSMKKYVFLDFQTTYTIPFLSSHKIPFMFMILFISLHYISYKKINLPEKISNYKLRYWIVFLVAITLLILLFFDGKPEDFIYFKF comes from the coding sequence TTGGCATTGCCAATTGGAATTTCATTCTACACCTTTCATTCAATAACCTATACTGTTGGGATTTATCGTGGAATAATTACCCCAGTACGTCTTAGAGAATATGCACTTTTTGTTGCATTTTTTCCTCAATTAGTAGCTGGCCCTATTATGAGAGCACATCAATTTTTGCCCCAACTCAGAGAAAAACTAGAAAATTCAGGAGCAACTTACAAACTAAAACAAATCTTACTTCACAATTCTAACCTGAAATTTGGAATTACGTTGATGGCATTTGGGTTTTTCAAAAAGATGTTTTTTGCCGATAACATAGCACCATTGGTTAAAGACGTATTTAATTATCCTGTAGGAAGTGAATCATTTACCATTATTTTGGGCACAATTGCCTTTGGAATTCAAATCTATTGTGATTTTTCAGGTTATACCGATATCGCATTGGGTGCCGCAACAATTCTTGGATTCAAACTTCCTCTTAACTTTAACAAACCGTATTTTGCCACTTCACCATCAGACTTTTGGAGACGCTGGCATATCTCATTGTCATCCTGGTTAAGAGATTATCTTTACATTCCGTTAGGTGGAAACCGCAGATCCTATCTTAGAACATATCTGAATTTGTTCATTGTCATGTTTTTGGGCGGTCTTTGGCACGGTGCATCCTGGAATTTTGTCATATGGGGAATGTTACATGGTTCGTATCTTGCATTACATAAAATGATTGTTGATAAAATTCCAATTCTTAAAAATCATGTGTTTTTCAAAAGTAAGATTGGAATAATGTTATCTGTTTTCATTACCCAATATTTTGTGTTTTTAGCTTGGATTGCTTTTCGAGTAAATAATTTTGATTATATGATTTATTCTATGAAAAAATATGTTTTTCTTGATTTTCAAACTACATATACAATACCGTTTTTGTCATCTCATAAAATTCCATTTATGTTTATGATATTATTCATTTCATTACATTATATTTCATACAAAAAGATAAACTTGCCAGAAAAAATATCTAATTATAAATTAAGGTATTGGATTGTATTCTTAGTAGCAATTACACTTTTGATTTTATTGTTTTTTGACGGCAAACCTGAAGATTTCATATATTTTAAATTCTAG
- the rfbB gene encoding dTDP-glucose 4,6-dehydratase, translated as MKLLVTGGLGFIGSNFILHVLATNKNFKITNIDAELPGSNKQNLIDLQNNKNYKYVKGNITNKKLINKLVSKTDAVINFAAESHVDRSISNPKPFVNSNILGTYTILEAIRKHRKKLIQISTDEVFGSLKTGSAPERYPFNPSSPYAASKASAELLVQSYVTTYDCYAIITRCTNNYGPHQSPEKLIPKVIFLAENNKKIPIYGTGKNIRDWIFVLDHCDALLKVFFKGEKGESYNISCSNEIDNLTIVKKILEIMGKRKDLIHFTTDRPGHDFRYSLNSSKIYKELKWKPSHNFEKGLEYTINWYLRNKKWWKKTTAKELGSNPWKTR; from the coding sequence ATGAAACTATTAGTTACTGGAGGATTAGGATTTATTGGTAGTAATTTTATTTTACATGTATTAGCCACGAATAAAAATTTCAAAATTACAAATATTGATGCAGAGCTCCCTGGTTCTAATAAACAAAATCTAATTGATTTACAGAATAATAAAAATTACAAATATGTAAAAGGCAACATAACTAATAAAAAACTAATTAACAAACTAGTTTCAAAAACAGATGCTGTTATCAATTTTGCTGCAGAATCTCATGTAGATAGAAGTATTTCCAATCCAAAACCGTTTGTAAACTCCAACATACTTGGAACCTATACAATCCTAGAGGCAATACGAAAACATAGGAAGAAACTCATCCAGATTTCAACTGATGAAGTTTTTGGCAGTTTAAAAACGGGCAGCGCCCCAGAAAGATATCCGTTTAATCCCTCTAGTCCATATGCTGCATCAAAAGCCTCTGCAGAATTACTTGTTCAGTCATATGTAACAACTTATGATTGCTATGCAATAATCACAAGGTGCACAAATAATTATGGCCCCCATCAATCTCCAGAAAAGCTTATTCCCAAAGTAATTTTTCTAGCAGAAAATAATAAAAAAATCCCAATATACGGAACAGGGAAAAATATTCGTGACTGGATATTTGTTCTGGATCATTGTGATGCTTTACTGAAGGTTTTTTTCAAGGGGGAAAAAGGCGAATCATACAATATTTCATGTTCCAATGAAATAGATAATCTGACAATAGTAAAAAAAATACTAGAAATCATGGGAAAACGAAAAGATCTAATTCATTTTACAACTGATCGACCAGGTCATGATTTTCGTTATAGCTTGAATTCTTCTAAAATTTACAAGGAATTAAAATGGAAACCGTCACATAATTTTGAGAAAGGATTGGAATATACGATAAACTGGTATCTTAGAAACAAAAAATGGTGGAAAAAGACTACAGCAAAAGAACTAGGTTCCAATCCTTGGAAAACTAGATAA
- a CDS encoding 6-hydroxymethylpterin diphosphokinase MptE-like protein, with product MSKDFEFSINENTLVKMLSLKKEAGFENKGWDEWFDHVFASDSNTKSTQDEIEKTMEKLHYESFDDWVQNFSINLNNIWIESSARELDPTKDPNYKKEERSAIVIGRGPSIKKHNHLELLANSDYKGSIVCCDGALINALSAGVTPEKFQKFYVVTIDPYDLVKQFYDHKIVDKYGSKIKGIFSTVVKPTTVERARHAGIKIHWLHPLIDNKEGRKSFNQIAALMVRAKNHPHGLPAIQTGGNVGTSSWFVSWQILKCSTVALIGINHGWNEDDPWEQIISHGRSKLTISVDKNSPAFQQLFPKIYNPEFDCTCILDPLFQFYSSALKEFILRSPSWVNTVNATEGGSIFGKRILCMTLAKFIGKFHV from the coding sequence ATGTCAAAAGACTTTGAATTCTCAATTAATGAAAATACCCTTGTAAAAATGCTTTCACTAAAGAAAGAAGCGGGTTTTGAAAATAAGGGATGGGATGAATGGTTTGATCATGTTTTTGCTAGCGATTCTAATACAAAATCAACACAAGATGAAATAGAAAAAACTATGGAAAAACTTCATTATGAGTCATTTGACGATTGGGTACAAAATTTCTCTATAAATCTGAATAACATCTGGATTGAGTCATCTGCAAGAGAACTAGATCCTACCAAAGATCCCAATTACAAAAAAGAAGAACGCTCTGCTATAGTGATAGGACGGGGCCCTTCTATAAAAAAACACAATCATCTGGAACTGCTTGCAAATAGTGATTACAAGGGATCTATAGTTTGTTGCGATGGAGCATTGATAAATGCCCTAAGTGCCGGTGTCACGCCAGAAAAATTTCAAAAATTTTATGTTGTTACAATAGATCCATATGATCTTGTTAAACAATTCTATGACCATAAAATTGTAGATAAATATGGCTCAAAAATAAAAGGAATTTTTTCAACTGTTGTTAAACCAACTACCGTTGAACGTGCAAGGCACGCAGGAATAAAGATACATTGGCTTCACCCGTTAATTGACAATAAAGAAGGGAGAAAGTCATTTAATCAAATAGCTGCATTAATGGTAAGAGCAAAAAATCACCCTCACGGCTTACCTGCAATACAAACAGGAGGGAACGTAGGAACCTCTTCTTGGTTTGTAAGCTGGCAAATTTTAAAATGCTCTACAGTGGCACTAATTGGAATCAATCATGGGTGGAATGAAGATGATCCTTGGGAACAAATTATATCGCATGGTAGATCTAAATTAACTATATCTGTAGACAAAAACAGCCCTGCATTTCAACAATTATTTCCAAAAATTTACAATCCTGAATTTGATTGTACTTGCATCTTAGATCCACTTTTTCAATTTTATAGCAGTGCATTAAAAGAATTCATTTTACGTTCACCGTCTTGGGTTAATACCGTAAATGCTACTGAGGGAGGATCAATCTTTGGTAAGAGAATATTATGCATGACACTTGCAAAATTCATTGGAAAATTCCATGTTTGA